One segment of Arcanobacterium haemolyticum DSM 20595 DNA contains the following:
- a CDS encoding lytic transglycosylase, with protein sequence MSKWMSRSNAALATATAVSLLAPAAASAAPQTTHHAIPQGLMMSYQVRPGDTVWGISQRTGIPIPDIIRVNNLGPTALIRIGQRLQLPAQTPVVRDTPQVNTPAPVPAPAPAPEAASSQYVVQAGDTLSAIAARFNTTVSAIADSNGISNPNLLFPGQVLNLSGAATAPTPAPAKERLVDNNFPGYTYADDVVDAANNNKHSLITKELPSRAEVQRMVRETAVQMGVDPRLALAHAYIESGFDASAVSPANAIGIMQVIPSSGEWAGTLVGRNLDLLNPQDNIVAGIAIIRYLHNAADNFDDAVAGYYQGLGGVQMYGMRPDTVAYVAKIKAAMNRF encoded by the coding sequence ATGTCAAAGTGGATGTCGCGTTCTAACGCTGCACTCGCAACAGCAACTGCTGTCTCACTCCTCGCGCCTGCAGCAGCTAGTGCTGCACCGCAAACCACTCACCACGCCATACCACAAGGCCTGATGATGTCGTACCAGGTTCGCCCAGGCGATACCGTTTGGGGCATCTCTCAGCGCACTGGTATTCCAATTCCAGACATTATTCGCGTGAATAACCTCGGGCCAACGGCGTTGATCCGAATTGGCCAACGCCTACAATTACCTGCACAAACGCCAGTGGTTCGCGATACGCCACAGGTCAACACACCAGCTCCGGTTCCAGCACCAGCACCAGCCCCAGAGGCAGCCTCTTCCCAGTATGTAGTTCAGGCTGGCGATACCTTGAGTGCGATCGCGGCTCGTTTCAACACCACGGTTTCTGCTATTGCGGATAGTAACGGAATTTCTAACCCGAACCTTCTATTCCCTGGCCAAGTGCTCAACCTAAGTGGCGCAGCCACTGCTCCTACCCCAGCACCTGCAAAGGAACGCTTAGTTGACAACAACTTCCCTGGATACACCTACGCGGATGATGTTGTAGATGCGGCAAACAACAACAAGCATTCGTTGATAACAAAGGAACTTCCTTCACGCGCAGAAGTCCAGCGCATGGTACGCGAAACCGCAGTACAGATGGGCGTAGATCCCCGCCTTGCTCTTGCCCACGCTTACATCGAATCTGGATTTGATGCGAGTGCAGTTTCTCCTGCCAACGCTATCGGTATTATGCAAGTTATCCCATCCTCAGGCGAATGGGCTGGCACACTGGTAGGCCGAAACCTTGATCTGCTCAACCCACAAGATAACATCGTTGCAGGTATCGCAATTATCCGCTACCTCCACAATGCTGCAGATAATTTTGACGATGCAGTTGCAGGCTACTACCAAGGCCTAGGTGGCGTGCAAATGTATGGCATGCGCCCAGATACAGTTGCCTACGTTGCCAAGATCAAGGCCGCAATGAACCGGTTCTAA
- a CDS encoding 3-deoxy-7-phosphoheptulonate synthase, whose translation MNKREYQPIYSDPVQEDLAIAHVRRRPEIVDAASVERLRSHMAAAGRGEAFIIQGGDCAETFADATRSHTKAKIGTLRQIACVIAESAGVTPVMIGRIAGQYAKPRTNDTETRGGVTFPSYRGDAVNSHVFTAQARTPDPQRLVRAAETAAETYRHITDLRAQGFFSSACASQWNNAAFGSEEYERFCALVQAPASRTQREYAVEPFISHEALLLRYEEAFTRTAHTAPHGRVNTSAHMVWVGERTRGLDTAHVAYLASIDNPVGIKLGPAASADDVRGLLAHVNPDNIPGRLVFIPRFGAQLIGEKLPELMRVVADSGCPVTWVLDPMHGNSTVSCGRKVRYVADIEDEIRQFFAICARTGTVPGGLHIEFSEENVCEIIDGAMSDVAVRSTDESLVDPRLNPQQVLRIAFLTADLLTRG comes from the coding sequence GTGAATAAGCGCGAATATCAGCCGATTTACTCTGATCCCGTACAAGAAGATCTGGCGATTGCCCATGTGAGGCGGCGCCCAGAGATCGTGGATGCGGCCAGTGTTGAACGTCTTCGTAGCCACATGGCTGCGGCAGGACGCGGAGAAGCGTTTATCATTCAGGGTGGAGATTGCGCTGAAACGTTTGCTGATGCCACTCGATCACACACGAAAGCGAAGATTGGCACCTTGCGCCAGATTGCGTGCGTGATCGCTGAAAGTGCGGGTGTTACTCCTGTGATGATTGGCCGGATCGCCGGCCAATATGCGAAGCCGCGCACGAATGATACCGAAACTCGTGGTGGCGTTACCTTTCCGTCGTACCGAGGCGATGCGGTGAATTCGCACGTTTTTACGGCCCAAGCCCGCACTCCTGATCCGCAGCGGCTTGTGCGTGCGGCGGAAACGGCTGCTGAAACCTACAGGCATATTACTGATCTTCGCGCGCAGGGTTTTTTCTCCTCTGCATGCGCTTCGCAGTGGAATAATGCGGCGTTTGGATCGGAGGAGTATGAGCGGTTTTGTGCTCTCGTTCAGGCACCGGCATCCCGCACGCAACGTGAGTATGCTGTAGAACCTTTTATTTCTCACGAAGCGCTTTTGTTGCGCTATGAGGAGGCCTTCACGCGCACGGCTCACACAGCGCCGCATGGCCGCGTCAACACGTCGGCACACATGGTGTGGGTGGGAGAGCGCACGCGCGGCCTCGATACGGCTCATGTTGCGTACTTAGCGTCGATTGATAATCCGGTTGGGATCAAGCTTGGCCCTGCCGCATCCGCAGATGACGTACGTGGGTTACTGGCCCACGTGAATCCGGATAATATTCCTGGCCGGTTGGTGTTTATTCCGCGTTTTGGTGCTCAGCTGATTGGGGAGAAGCTACCAGAGCTGATGCGGGTTGTTGCGGATTCTGGGTGCCCTGTTACGTGGGTGTTGGACCCGATGCACGGAAATTCTACAGTGAGCTGTGGGCGGAAGGTGCGTTACGTGGCGGATATTGAGGATGAGATCCGCCAGTTTTTTGCCATTTGTGCGCGTACGGGCACTGTTCCTGGTGGCTTGCATATTGAGTTTTCGGAAGAAAATGTGTGCGAGATTATTGACGGTGCCATGTCTGACGTTGCTGTTCGTTCTACTGACGAATCGCTGGTTGATCCGCGGTTGAATCCGCAACAAGTGTTGCGGATTGCGTTCTTGACCGCGGATTTGTTGACGCGCGGTTAG
- a CDS encoding polyprenyl synthetase family protein: MGYSDFRHAVSSRLTDVLSVVPPFSETARDSELFQEFIAPAVALSSGGKRTRALCVAGGFEAISRQTQDLPLHAAVAVELYQASALVHDDIIDDAETRRGIPAPHRLFAAQHEQLGFIGEAALFGQHSGVLLGDYLLSCGGEEFAKQDAPDGAFRRAFALFNEMASETAFGQYMDMRAEFTPLSNDADCAVDDAFLVLLHKSARYSIELPVLIGVALAGGDDDAAARLTLFTRPLGEAFQLRDDELGIFGDPAVTGKPAGSDISEGKRTVLLALTRQMCTQAERTFIDQRLGNAVSDTDLAEIQAIMRSSGAFERHETFIRDREDRAREHMPEHATILRDLACSLAERRF; this comes from the coding sequence ATGGGTTATTCTGATTTCCGCCACGCTGTATCCTCACGTCTTACCGATGTGCTTTCTGTGGTCCCACCGTTTAGTGAAACTGCCCGGGATTCTGAGTTGTTCCAGGAGTTCATTGCTCCAGCAGTTGCGTTGAGTTCGGGTGGGAAGCGCACGCGCGCTTTATGTGTGGCTGGCGGTTTTGAAGCGATTTCCCGCCAGACTCAGGATCTTCCGCTTCATGCTGCGGTTGCGGTTGAGTTGTATCAGGCATCGGCTCTCGTTCACGATGACATCATTGATGACGCCGAAACCCGCCGCGGCATTCCCGCTCCTCATCGTTTGTTTGCGGCGCAGCATGAGCAGTTGGGTTTTATTGGCGAGGCTGCTTTGTTTGGTCAGCATTCGGGCGTGTTGCTTGGGGACTATTTGTTATCCTGTGGCGGGGAAGAGTTTGCGAAGCAGGATGCGCCTGATGGCGCGTTTCGCCGTGCGTTTGCGCTATTTAACGAGATGGCATCTGAGACCGCGTTTGGCCAGTATATGGATATGCGCGCAGAATTTACTCCGTTGAGTAACGATGCCGATTGTGCAGTTGACGATGCGTTTTTGGTTTTGTTGCACAAATCGGCACGGTATTCGATTGAGTTGCCTGTGTTGATTGGCGTAGCACTTGCCGGAGGGGACGACGACGCGGCGGCACGCCTCACGCTCTTTACCCGTCCACTTGGGGAAGCATTCCAATTGCGGGATGATGAGCTGGGTATTTTTGGCGATCCTGCCGTAACGGGTAAGCCTGCCGGTAGCGATATTTCTGAAGGGAAACGCACAGTGTTGTTAGCATTGACGCGGCAAATGTGTACTCAGGCAGAACGAACGTTCATTGATCAACGGCTGGGTAACGCCGTAAGCGATACTGATCTGGCTGAGATTCAGGCGATCATGAGATCTTCGGGTGCATTTGAACGCCATGAAACGTTTATTAGAGACCGTGAAGATCGGGCACGTGAGCATATGCCTGAGCACGCGACGATCTTGCGGGATCTCGCGTGCTCATTAGCGGAACGTAGATTTTAG
- a CDS encoding 3'-5' exonuclease — MTYAVVDVETTGLDLATDRIIEIGIVLLSDSLEQSGYFHSLIDPQRSITAQHIHHISSAMVADAPSFALVAERVAKVLDGQIIVAHNAPFDLGFLNAEFARAQAGISIDRANAVCTLDQSRIYCPEGSHSLIGLAARLGIETPVAHRALADALTCTELFRHYHACESRGHRCVDHAVNRHGDVVTPCEWVWARPWHAHTH; from the coding sequence ATGACGTATGCAGTAGTAGATGTGGAAACCACCGGGCTTGATCTAGCAACTGATCGGATTATTGAGATCGGTATTGTTCTTTTATCTGATTCTTTGGAGCAATCTGGTTATTTTCATTCTCTCATCGATCCGCAGCGTAGTATCACCGCACAACACATCCACCATATTTCATCAGCCATGGTGGCAGATGCCCCTTCATTCGCTCTGGTTGCTGAGCGTGTGGCTAAGGTGCTTGACGGCCAGATTATCGTGGCTCATAATGCTCCGTTTGATCTGGGATTTCTTAATGCCGAATTCGCGCGTGCTCAAGCAGGAATATCAATCGATCGAGCGAATGCAGTCTGCACACTCGATCAATCACGTATTTACTGCCCAGAAGGTAGCCACTCCCTGATTGGACTAGCTGCCCGCCTGGGAATTGAAACTCCTGTGGCACACCGTGCTCTAGCCGATGCCCTCACATGTACTGAACTTTTCCGCCACTATCATGCATGCGAATCTCGGGGGCACAGGTGCGTTGATCACGCAGTGAACCGACACGGTGATGTGGTGACTCCATGCGAGTGGGTGTGGGCACGCCCTTGGCATGCCCACACCCACTGA
- a CDS encoding DUF7455 domain-containing protein, giving the protein MTTLTEETTRSTFTAADRCDACGAQAYVRVDMEAGQLMFCAHHARKFSSKISEVALSVIDETEMVAR; this is encoded by the coding sequence ATGACAACGCTAACTGAAGAAACAACACGATCAACATTTACTGCTGCTGACCGATGCGATGCCTGCGGGGCGCAAGCGTACGTCCGTGTTGATATGGAAGCGGGGCAGCTCATGTTCTGTGCTCATCACGCACGGAAGTTCAGCTCCAAGATTAGTGAAGTGGCACTATCGGTTATTGACGAAACTGAGATGGTTGCCCGATAA
- a CDS encoding DUF4192 family protein produces the protein MKHYSIQHPAELFVLIPHILGEEPRNNVVVTALAREAEGFAVCALARIDLETAIPHEIYQDLDEFIVDLQADLIAVNQFNGPDIPFGAPAEITTQIIQHVRGWLQQAESDIRLSLPLYTDYNRWGVLMEPEDDTPIGEGFSYQALRESPFACQLMLEDKPLLEGIWGRTALRRREASIAVEKRLRDMPDLLRAGRLWHNTIEKLREHPQALTPGTAVDFLGGRARIGKLNASLYDPKIRDRILLWAITGIDLHEAVEWDDCFSLMRNAPMTPELPQRAYQAITILNACASFSADDSPCAYAAISYVYWWIGRTQMAAAAMQIALSSDSEYRLSRLMNAILAGRIMPPWMSSEE, from the coding sequence ATGAAACATTACTCAATACAACACCCGGCAGAATTATTCGTCCTCATCCCTCATATCCTAGGAGAAGAACCTCGTAACAATGTGGTAGTTACAGCACTTGCTCGCGAAGCAGAAGGGTTTGCGGTGTGCGCACTGGCGCGGATCGATCTGGAAACTGCCATACCTCATGAGATCTACCAAGACCTTGATGAATTTATCGTTGATCTCCAAGCAGACCTCATTGCAGTTAATCAATTCAATGGGCCGGATATCCCGTTTGGCGCTCCTGCCGAAATCACCACACAGATCATCCAACATGTGAGGGGATGGCTACAGCAAGCGGAGTCAGATATCCGGCTATCCCTTCCACTCTATACGGATTACAACCGGTGGGGAGTGCTGATGGAACCTGAAGATGATACTCCGATCGGTGAAGGATTTTCCTACCAAGCCCTACGCGAAAGCCCCTTTGCCTGCCAACTCATGCTCGAAGATAAACCTCTCCTTGAAGGGATTTGGGGGAGAACAGCATTACGCAGGCGGGAAGCGAGCATCGCTGTGGAAAAACGCTTACGTGATATGCCTGATCTCCTGCGAGCAGGAAGGCTATGGCATAACACGATAGAAAAACTGCGCGAACACCCACAAGCACTTACGCCTGGGACCGCCGTTGATTTCTTAGGGGGACGGGCTCGGATCGGGAAACTCAACGCTAGTTTGTACGATCCGAAGATCCGGGACCGGATCTTGCTCTGGGCTATCACAGGGATTGATCTGCACGAAGCCGTGGAATGGGATGATTGTTTCTCCCTCATGCGCAACGCCCCTATGACTCCCGAACTGCCACAGCGCGCCTATCAAGCGATCACTATCTTAAACGCGTGTGCAAGTTTTTCGGCAGACGATTCCCCGTGCGCCTACGCGGCAATATCGTATGTGTATTGGTGGATCGGTAGAACTCAAATGGCGGCGGCAGCAATGCAGATAGCGCTGTCCTCTGATTCAGAATATCGATTGTCACGGCTTATGAACGCCATTCTTGCCGGAAGAATCATGCCGCCTTGGATGAGCAGTGAGGAGTAA
- a CDS encoding Rv2175c family DNA-binding protein, translated as MIKEPGYDEWLSIPEIADILNLRQRDVRTAVADHRLVAIRRGENNAWAINGGQIIVKDGEAKILPSLHGTLIALQDAGFSSDESLAWLLRHDEELECAPLHALRDGKTHAVRRVIIGLAF; from the coding sequence GTGATTAAAGAACCTGGGTATGACGAATGGTTATCCATTCCTGAAATTGCAGACATCCTTAACTTACGCCAACGTGATGTGCGTACAGCTGTAGCTGATCATCGCCTCGTTGCGATTCGCCGTGGTGAAAATAATGCATGGGCGATTAACGGCGGCCAAATCATCGTAAAAGATGGAGAAGCGAAAATTTTGCCGTCACTCCACGGCACGCTTATCGCACTCCAAGATGCTGGCTTTTCTTCTGACGAATCTCTTGCATGGCTTCTTCGTCACGATGAAGAACTCGAATGCGCCCCTCTTCACGCGTTGAGAGACGGAAAAACGCACGCCGTTCGACGTGTCATCATTGGCTTAGCCTTCTAA
- the pknB gene encoding Stk1 family PASTA domain-containing Ser/Thr kinase, giving the protein MNLDPLINTVIDERYAITSRLARGGMASVYRAHDKRLERDVAVKIIHSHLAEQPDFVDRFIREARSAAKLASQHVVNVYDQGVAHTPLGDLPYLVMQLIDGPDLRSQLNLNGSLPLGTALSLTRQVLLALATAHRADVIHRDVKPENILLSAPLSATSVLAPAHVQAQVADFGLARVASSSTQTSTVLGTVAYVAPELVTSGTSSPAADIYATGIMLYELIAGSLPFTGETPLAIAYQHVNNDIPQLSDLAEWIPAGIDSLIRLFTAKDPQKRPQNGDSALAALDDIVESIPEDLLIRRIPVFPPQQAVATPHTTQLLDSKQPPVYGTQKIDTLPQATQVHAQKQPRRRRWPIVLTLLMALAVIAGSIGWYFLYGPGLRITIANVTGLSVQDAQKTLEKQGFSVVTNHEFSDTVDKDRIITTKPEAGTRIHPDSRVTIVVSDGIKRLTVPTLTGLSAEDAVQTLKKVGFSNTSHTSEYSDTVEKNIVISQNPNAKTSLPHNAKISYVISKGRAPVKVPDLSQVTRDQLEATVSETGLKLVITEEFSDTVAEGKVISQTPKANADAHRLDELHVTISRGPELVPIPKVVGQQRDAAIAALKAAGFDVKVESILGGYFGTVRLQNPDGGEKAKRGTTITITVV; this is encoded by the coding sequence GTGAATCTAGATCCACTCATAAACACAGTTATCGATGAACGCTACGCCATTACGTCTCGCTTAGCTCGAGGAGGCATGGCGAGTGTCTATCGCGCCCACGATAAACGTCTAGAACGCGATGTGGCTGTAAAAATCATTCACTCACATCTAGCCGAACAACCAGATTTTGTGGATCGTTTTATTCGCGAAGCTCGATCAGCAGCTAAATTGGCGAGTCAACACGTTGTCAATGTCTACGATCAAGGCGTGGCACACACTCCGCTCGGCGATCTCCCATACCTGGTCATGCAACTCATCGATGGTCCAGATCTACGCTCCCAGCTGAACCTCAACGGATCTCTCCCTCTTGGCACAGCTTTATCTCTGACACGTCAGGTCCTTTTGGCCTTGGCAACCGCTCACCGAGCAGATGTCATCCACCGTGATGTGAAGCCAGAAAACATTCTGCTTTCAGCACCGCTTTCCGCTACATCAGTACTCGCCCCTGCCCACGTCCAAGCACAAGTCGCCGATTTTGGTTTAGCACGTGTAGCATCAAGCTCCACGCAAACATCCACAGTGCTTGGAACCGTAGCCTACGTCGCGCCAGAACTCGTCACTTCGGGAACATCCTCCCCAGCAGCAGATATCTATGCGACTGGCATCATGCTCTACGAACTCATTGCAGGTTCACTCCCATTCACCGGCGAAACCCCACTTGCAATCGCCTACCAGCATGTGAATAACGATATTCCACAGCTCAGTGATCTCGCAGAATGGATACCAGCCGGAATCGATTCCCTCATCCGGCTATTCACCGCAAAAGATCCACAGAAACGCCCACAAAATGGCGATTCTGCGTTAGCAGCATTAGATGACATCGTCGAATCGATTCCTGAAGATCTCCTTATTCGCCGTATTCCCGTCTTCCCACCCCAACAAGCTGTCGCAACGCCACACACTACTCAACTACTCGATAGTAAACAGCCACCGGTATACGGAACTCAAAAAATCGATACTCTCCCCCAGGCAACGCAAGTTCACGCGCAAAAACAGCCCCGCCGCCGTCGTTGGCCAATCGTTCTTACACTACTCATGGCGCTCGCCGTTATCGCAGGAAGTATCGGATGGTATTTTCTCTACGGTCCGGGCCTGCGCATAACAATCGCAAACGTTACCGGCCTCTCCGTACAAGACGCCCAGAAAACCCTAGAAAAACAAGGTTTCTCCGTGGTAACCAACCACGAATTTTCAGATACGGTGGATAAAGACCGCATCATCACAACAAAACCCGAAGCGGGAACGCGAATCCACCCAGATTCACGCGTCACAATCGTGGTATCAGACGGAATCAAACGCCTCACCGTACCAACCCTCACCGGGCTCAGTGCAGAAGACGCCGTACAAACCCTCAAAAAAGTGGGCTTCTCAAACACATCCCACACATCCGAATACTCAGACACCGTGGAAAAGAACATCGTAATCTCACAAAACCCTAACGCCAAAACTTCGTTGCCACACAACGCAAAAATTTCGTACGTGATCTCGAAAGGGCGCGCACCAGTAAAGGTGCCAGACCTCTCGCAAGTGACGCGTGACCAGCTCGAAGCAACAGTCAGCGAAACTGGACTCAAACTCGTCATCACCGAAGAATTCTCCGATACGGTAGCTGAAGGTAAAGTGATCTCCCAAACGCCAAAAGCCAACGCGGATGCTCACAGACTCGACGAACTGCACGTCACAATCTCGCGCGGGCCAGAGCTCGTACCCATTCCAAAAGTTGTCGGGCAACAACGCGATGCCGCTATCGCGGCACTCAAAGCAGCCGGATTCGATGTCAAAGTGGAATCGATCCTTGGCGGATACTTCGGAACAGTGCGCCTTCAAAACCCAGATGGCGGCGAAAAAGCCAAGCGCGGAACCACGATCACAATCACCGTGGTCTAA
- a CDS encoding RNA polymerase sigma factor — MAASSRPSENLRPLTDASELAKYRVSELKTVAKKLGLSLPSKAVKAAYIDAIMKHVAAVAGAQSTREESVKEPATKTKRAATKPATPKVATSKVAAPAATKPAKAADADGDKATPEDSAEDLDETLESPDEPDSLDDEEDVDLDGDDLDDSDEDPDDESDDDESEGSADEADEEHEAVKETTAKRSGAFIVRDSDDTDEPVQRVHVAGATADPVKDYLKQIGKVALLNAEEEVELAKRIEAGLFAQHILETTTIDDPRKRRELEIISRDGHKAKNHLLEANLRLVVSLAKRYTGRGMLFLDLIQEGNLGLVRAVEKFDYAKGYKFSTYATWWIRQAITRAMADQARTIRIPVHMVEVINKLARVQRQMLQDLGREPTVEELAHELDMTEEKVIEVQKYGREPISLHTPLGEDGDSEFGDLIEDSEAVVPADAVGFTLLQEQLHQVLDTLSEREAGVVSMRFGLTDGQPKTLDEIGKVYGVTRERIRQIESKTMSKLRHPSRSQVLRDYLD; from the coding sequence GTGGCTGCTTCTTCTCGTCCCTCTGAAAATCTTAGGCCGCTCACTGACGCTTCCGAGCTCGCTAAGTATCGAGTGTCTGAACTTAAAACGGTTGCTAAGAAGCTTGGTCTATCATTACCATCCAAAGCGGTTAAGGCTGCCTACATTGATGCAATTATGAAGCACGTGGCTGCTGTGGCAGGCGCGCAAAGCACACGCGAAGAAAGCGTTAAAGAACCTGCTACGAAAACTAAGCGTGCAGCTACTAAACCAGCGACTCCTAAAGTTGCCACGTCGAAGGTTGCCGCTCCAGCAGCTACCAAACCAGCAAAGGCTGCCGATGCGGATGGGGATAAAGCCACACCTGAAGATAGCGCCGAAGATCTTGATGAAACTCTTGAATCGCCAGATGAACCAGATTCATTAGACGATGAAGAAGATGTCGATCTGGATGGCGATGATCTAGATGATTCTGATGAAGATCCTGATGATGAATCTGACGATGATGAATCAGAAGGCAGTGCGGATGAAGCCGATGAAGAACATGAAGCGGTTAAAGAAACTACCGCTAAGCGTTCGGGTGCGTTTATCGTGCGCGATTCGGATGATACTGATGAACCTGTTCAGCGCGTCCACGTTGCCGGTGCAACCGCAGATCCTGTTAAAGACTACTTGAAGCAGATCGGTAAAGTTGCACTGTTGAACGCAGAAGAGGAAGTTGAACTTGCCAAGCGAATTGAAGCTGGCCTCTTCGCACAACACATTCTGGAAACAACCACGATTGACGATCCTCGCAAGCGCCGCGAACTGGAAATCATTTCCCGCGATGGACACAAAGCAAAGAACCACCTACTGGAAGCAAACCTTCGTTTGGTTGTCTCGCTCGCTAAGCGTTACACCGGCCGTGGCATGCTTTTCTTGGATCTGATCCAGGAAGGGAACTTGGGTCTTGTCCGTGCAGTTGAAAAGTTTGATTACGCCAAGGGCTACAAGTTCTCTACATACGCGACATGGTGGATTCGCCAGGCAATTACCCGCGCTATGGCAGATCAGGCGCGTACGATCCGTATTCCTGTTCATATGGTTGAAGTCATCAACAAGTTGGCTCGTGTTCAACGTCAGATGCTCCAGGATCTTGGCCGTGAACCTACGGTTGAAGAACTGGCACACGAACTTGATATGACCGAAGAAAAGGTTATCGAAGTTCAAAAATATGGCCGTGAACCAATTTCCTTACACACCCCGCTCGGTGAAGATGGCGATTCTGAATTCGGTGATCTTATTGAAGATTCGGAAGCAGTTGTGCCAGCAGATGCAGTTGGCTTCACCTTGCTTCAAGAACAGCTCCACCAGGTGCTCGATACGCTCTCTGAACGTGAAGCGGGCGTGGTATCCATGCGCTTTGGCCTAACTGACGGCCAGCCAAAGACTCTAGATGAAATCGGCAAGGTTTACGGTGTTACTCGTGAACGTATCCGCCAGATCGAATCTAAGACCATGTCGAAACTTCGCCACCCGTCCCGTTCACAGGTGTTGCGCGATTACCTCGATTAA